A part of Gallus gallus isolate bGalGal1 chromosome 26, bGalGal1.mat.broiler.GRCg7b, whole genome shotgun sequence genomic DNA contains:
- the AMPD2 gene encoding AMP deaminase 2 isoform X2, which yields MAAPAHFPFKKRGSLQAAGPAEVRGGSRPLQSARSLPGTPHCLKHFPVDLRTSMDGKYKEIAEELFCRSLAESEMRTAPYEFPEESPIEQLEERRHRLERQISQDVKLLKEQHEDRVDHIPKDREALLEREFQRVTISGEEKCGVPFTDLLDAAKSVVKALFLREKYMGLSLQSFCKTTARFLQELSEKPLETRSYEEVPETPVAADAAVHPPFAEQHPYEKWDPQSMPADLGFGLKMVDGVVHVYTKQDLTDKSTELDLPYPDLQEFIADMNFLMALIINGPIKSFCYRRLQYLSSKFQMHVLLNEMKELAAQKKVPHRDFYNIRKVDTHIHASSCMNQKHLLRFIKRAMKKHLDEIVHVEKGKEQTLKEVFETMNLTAYDLSVDTLDVHADRNTFHRFDKFNAKYNPIGESILREIFIKTDNRVSGKYFAHIIKEVMSDLEESKYQNAELRLSIYGRSRDEWDKLACWAVNHRVHSNNVRWLVQVPRLFDVYRTKKQLANFQEMLENIFLPLYEATIHPAQHPELHLFLEHVDGFDSVDDESKPEHHIFNLDSPLPGNWVEEDNPPYSYYLYYMYANMTVLNHLRRKRGFHTFVLRPHCGEAGPIHHLVSGFMVSENISHGLLLRKAPVLQYLYYLAQIGIAMSPLSNNSLFLSYHRNPLPEYLSRGLMVSLSTDDPLQFHFTKEPLMEEYSIATQVWKLSSCDMCELARNSVLMSGFSHKVKSYWLGPHYLKEGPEGNDIRRTNVPDIRVGYRFETLCQELTLITQAVQSAELEPIQEEDALSVTPPPPTH from the exons ATGGCCGCCCCGGCCCACTTCCCCTTCAAGAAGCGGGGCAGTCTGCAAGCGGCCGGCCCCGCAG AGGTGCGGGGGGGCTCCCGGCCGCTGCAGTCGGCTCGATCCCTGCCCGGCACCCCGCACTGCCTCAAGCACTTCCCAGTGGATCTGCGCACCTCCATGGACGGCAAATACAAAGAGATCGCCGAG GAGCTGTTCTGCCGCTCGCTGGCCGAGAGCGAGATGCGCACGGCGCCCTATGAGTTCCCCGAGGAGAGCCCCATCGAGCAGCTGGAGGAGCGGCGGCACCGCCTGGAGCGTCAGATCAGCCAGGATGTCAA GCTCCTTAAGGAGCAGCACGAGGACCGCGTGGATCACATCCCCAAGGACCGCGAGGCGCTGCTGGAGCGCGAGTTCCAACGCGTCACCATCTCTGGGGAGGAGAAGTGTGGG GTGCCCTTCACCGACCTGCTGGACGCGGCCAAGAGTGTGGTGAAGGCGCTGTTCCTGCGTGAGAAGTACATGgggctgtccctgcagagctTCTGTAAGACCACCGCCCGCTTCCTGCAGGAGCTCTCCGAGAAGCCCCTGGAGACCCGCAGCTACGAGGAGGTGCCCGAGACCCCCGTGGCTGCCG ATGCTGCCGTGCACCCCCCGTTTGCGGAGCAGCACCCCTACGAGAAGTGGGACCCCCAGAGCATGCCGGCCGACCTGGGCTTTGGGCTGAAGATGGTGGACGGCGTGGTGCACGTCTACACCAAGCAGGACCTCACTGACAA gagcaCGGAGCTGGACCTGCCCTACCCAGACCTGCAGGAGTTCATCGCCGACATGAATTTCCTGATGGCTTTGATCATCAATGGGCCCAT CAAATCCTTCTGCTACCGCCGCCTGCAGTACCTGAGCTCCAAGTTCCAGATGCACGTGCTGCTCAACGAGATGAAGGAGTTGGCAGCCCAGAAGAAGGTGCCCCACCGCGACTTCTACAACATCCGGAAG GTGGACACTCACATCCACGCCTCGTCCTGCATGAACCAGAAGCACCTCCTGCGCTTCATCAAGAGGGCCATGAAGAAGCACCTGGATGAGATCGTCCACGTGGAGAAAGGCAAGGAGCAGACGCTCAAGGAGGTCTTTGAGACCATGAATCTCACCGCCTACGACCTCAGCGTGGACACTCTGGACGTCCACGCG GACCGCAACACTTTCCACCGCTTTGACAAATTCAACGCCAAGTACAACCCCATTGGGGAGTCCATCCTGAGGGAGATCTTCATCAAGACGGACAACCGCGTCTCGGGGAAGTACTTTGCGCACATCATCAAG GAGGTGATGTCCGACCTGGAGGAGAGCAAGTACCAGAACGCCGAGCTGCGCCTCTCCATCTACGGCCGCTCCCGCGATGAGTGGGACAAGCTGGCCTGCTGGGCCGTCAACCACCGCGTCCACTCCAACAACGTCCGCTGGCTGGTGCAGGTGCCCCGGCTCTT TGATGTCTACCGGACCAAGAAGCAGTTGGCCAACTtccaggagatgctggagaaCATCTTCCTGCCCCTCTACGAGGCCACCATCCACCCTGCCCAGCACCCGGAGCTGCACCTCTTTCTGGAGCAC GTGGACGGCTTCGACAGCGTGGATGACGAATCCAAACCGGAGCATCACATCTTCAACCTGGACAGCCCTCTGCCGGGGAATTGGGTGGAGGAGGACAACCCGCCCTACTCCTACTACCTGTACTACATGTACGCCAACATGACGGTGCTCAACCACCTCCGGAG GAAGCGGGGCTTCCACACCTTTGTACTGCGCCCGCACTGTGGCGAGGCCGGCCCCATCCATCACCTCGTGTCGGGCTTCATGGTGTCGGAGAACATCTCGCATGGCTTGCTGCTGCGCAAg GCCCCCGTGCTGCAGTACCTGTACTACCTGGCGCAGATCGGCATCGCCATGTCCCCGCTGAGCAACAACAGCCTCTTCCTCAGCTACCACCGCAACCCCCTGCCCGAGTACCTCTCGCGGGGTCTCATGGTCTCCCTCTCCACCGATGACCCCCTCCAGTTCCACTTCACCAAg GAGCCGCTGATGGAGGAGTACAGCATCGCCACGCAGGTCTGGAAGCTGAGCTCCTGCGACATGTGCGAGTTGGCCCGCAACAGCGTCCTCATGAGCGGCTTCTCCCATAAG GTGAAGAGCTACTGGTTGGGCCCCCACTACCTGAAAGAGGGGCCGGAGGGGAACGACATCCGCCGCACCAACGTCCCCGACATCCGCGTGGGGTACCGCTTTGAGACGCTGTGCCAGGAGCTGACGCTGATCACGCAGGCGGTGCAGAGCGCAGAGCTGGAGCCCATCCAGGAGGAGGACGCCCTGTCcgtcaccccccccccgcccacccactga
- the LOC107050492 gene encoding glutathione S-transferase 2-like isoform X1, with amino-acid sequence MEGVLGGGSVPPTMSPPTDPPLKAPPPGKGGAAGGAQGAGGAPSGVRAAMAVLGYWDIRGLAHAIRLLLEHTGTPYEDKLYSCGEAPDYDKSQWINEKEKLGLDFPNLPYFIDGDVKLTQSNAILRYIARKHNMCGDTEEERQRVDVLENQVMDFRMSLVMVCYSPDFEKLKPGYLEQLPGKLRLFSAFLGDRKWFAGEKLTFVDFLMFDVLDQNRIFAPRCLEPYGNLGSFMERFGALEKVAAYLKSSRFQKMPINNKMAKWGGKKE; translated from the exons ATGGaaggggtgctgggggggggttCTGTGCCCCCCACCATGAGCCCCCCCACAG ACCCCCCCCTCAAAGCCCCGCCCCCGGGAAAGGGAGGAGCTGcggggggggctcagggggcggggggggcgccGTCGGGAGTGCGCGCAGCAATGGCGGTGTTGGGATACTGGGATATCCGCGGG cTGGCCCACGCCATCcgcctgctgctggagcacaccGGGACGCCCTATGAGGACAAACTGTACAGCTGCGGGGaag CCCCCGATTATGATAAGAGCCAATGGATCAACGAGAAGGAGAAGCTGGGGCTGGACTTCCCAAAT ctcccctaCTTCATCGACGGCGACGTCAAACTGACCCAGAGCAACGCCATCCTGCGCTACATCGCCCGCAAGCACAACATGT GTGGGGACACGGAGGAGGAGCGGCAGCGCGTGGACGTGCTGGAGAACCAGGTGATGGACTTCCGTATGAGCCTGGTGATGGTGTGCTACAGCCCCGACTTC gAGAAGCTGAAGCCGGGATATTTGGAGCAGCTGCCCGGCAAACTGCGGCTCTTCTCCGCCTTCCTGGGGGACAGAAAGTGGTTTGCAGGGGAGAAG CTCACCTTCGTGGATTTCCTCATGTTTGATGTGTTGGATCAGAACCGCATCTTCGCCCCGCGCTGCCTGGAGCCCTACGGCAACCTGGGCAGCTTCATGGAGCGCTTCGGG GCGCTGGAGAAGGTGGCGGCGTACCTGAAGTCCAGCCGCTTCCAGAAGATGCCCATCAATAATAAGATGGCCAAATGGGGGGGCAAGAAGGAATAA
- the GNAT2 gene encoding guanine nucleotide-binding protein G(t) subunit alpha-2 gives MGSGASAEDKEMAKRSKELEKKLQEDADKEAKTVKLLLLGAGESGKSTIVKQMKIIHQDGYTPEECMEFKAVIYGNILQSILAIIRAMSTLGIDYAESGRADDGRQLFNLADSIEEGTMPPELVDCIKKLWKDGGVQACFDRAAEYQLNDSAAYYLNQLDRITAPGYLPNEQDVLRSRVKTTGIIETKFSVKDLNFRMFDVGGQRSERKKWIHCFEGVTCIIFCGALSAYDMVLVEDDEVNRMHESLHLFNSICNHKFFAATSIILFLNKKDLFEEKIKKVHLSICFPDYDGPNTFEDAGNYIKTQFLDLNMRKDVKEIYSHMTCATDTQNVKFVFDAVTDVIIKENLKDCGLF, from the exons ATGGGGAGCGGGGCGAGCGCCGAGGACAAGGAGATGGCCAAGAGGTCCAAGGAGCTGGAGAAGAAGCTGCAGGAGGATGCGGATAAGGAGGCGAAGACggtgaagctgctgctgctcg GGGCCGGAGAGTCGGGGAAGAGCACCATCGTGAAGCAGATGAA gaTCATCCACCAGGATGGATACACACCCGAAGAGTGCATGGAGTTCAAAGCTGTCATCTATGGGAACATCCTGCAGTCCATCCTGGCCATCATCCGCGCCATGTCCACGCTGGGCATCGACTACGCCGAGTCGGGACGGGcg GACGATGGGCGGCAGCTCTTCAACCTGGCGGACTCCATCGAGGAGGGCACGATGCCCCCAGAGCTGGTGGACTGCATCAAGAAGCTGTGGAAGGACGGCGGCGTGCAGGCGTGCTTCGATAGGGCTGCAGAGTATCAGCTCAATGACTCGGCTGCATA CTACCTGAACCAGCTGGACCGCATCACGGCCCCCGGGTACCTCCCCAACGAGCAGGACGTGCTGCGCTCCCGTGTGAAGACCACCGGCATCATTGAGACCAAGTTCTCCGTTAAGGACCTCAACTTCAG GATGTTTGATGTCGGGGGGCAGAGATCAGAGCGCAAGAAGTGGATCCACTGCTTTGAGGGGGTGACGTGCATCATCTTCTGCGGGGCGCTGAGCGCCTACGACATGGTGCTGGTGGAGGACGACGAGGTG AACCGCATGCACGAATCCCTGCACCTCTTCAACAGTATATGCAACCACAAGTTCTTCGCCGCCACCTCCATCATCCTCTTCCTCAACAAGAAGGACCTCTTCGAGGAGAAGATCAAGAAGGTGCACCTCAGCATCTGCTTCCCCGACTACGACG GTCCCAACACGTTTGAAGATGCGGGGAACTACATCAAGACCCAGTTCCTGGATCTCAACATGCGGAAGGATGTGAAAGAGATCTACAGCCACATGACCTGTGCCACAGACACGCAGAACGTCAAGTTCGTCTTCGACGCCGTCACAGATGTCATCATCAAGGAGAACCTCAAGGACTGCGGGCTCTTCTGA
- the AMPD2 gene encoding AMP deaminase 2 isoform X1, producing MAAPAHFPFKKRGSLQAAGPAEVRGGSRPLQSARSLPGTPHCLKHFPVDLRTSMDGKYKEIAEELFCRSLAESEMRTAPYEFPEESPIEQLEERRHRLERQISQDVKLEPDILLRAKQDFLKVDSAADLQLLKEQHEDRVDHIPKDREALLEREFQRVTISGEEKCGVPFTDLLDAAKSVVKALFLREKYMGLSLQSFCKTTARFLQELSEKPLETRSYEEVPETPVAADAAVHPPFAEQHPYEKWDPQSMPADLGFGLKMVDGVVHVYTKQDLTDKSTELDLPYPDLQEFIADMNFLMALIINGPIKSFCYRRLQYLSSKFQMHVLLNEMKELAAQKKVPHRDFYNIRKVDTHIHASSCMNQKHLLRFIKRAMKKHLDEIVHVEKGKEQTLKEVFETMNLTAYDLSVDTLDVHADRNTFHRFDKFNAKYNPIGESILREIFIKTDNRVSGKYFAHIIKEVMSDLEESKYQNAELRLSIYGRSRDEWDKLACWAVNHRVHSNNVRWLVQVPRLFDVYRTKKQLANFQEMLENIFLPLYEATIHPAQHPELHLFLEHVDGFDSVDDESKPEHHIFNLDSPLPGNWVEEDNPPYSYYLYYMYANMTVLNHLRRKRGFHTFVLRPHCGEAGPIHHLVSGFMVSENISHGLLLRKAPVLQYLYYLAQIGIAMSPLSNNSLFLSYHRNPLPEYLSRGLMVSLSTDDPLQFHFTKEPLMEEYSIATQVWKLSSCDMCELARNSVLMSGFSHKVKSYWLGPHYLKEGPEGNDIRRTNVPDIRVGYRFETLCQELTLITQAVQSAELEPIQEEDALSVTPPPPTH from the exons ATGGCCGCCCCGGCCCACTTCCCCTTCAAGAAGCGGGGCAGTCTGCAAGCGGCCGGCCCCGCAG AGGTGCGGGGGGGCTCCCGGCCGCTGCAGTCGGCTCGATCCCTGCCCGGCACCCCGCACTGCCTCAAGCACTTCCCAGTGGATCTGCGCACCTCCATGGACGGCAAATACAAAGAGATCGCCGAG GAGCTGTTCTGCCGCTCGCTGGCCGAGAGCGAGATGCGCACGGCGCCCTATGAGTTCCCCGAGGAGAGCCCCATCGAGCAGCTGGAGGAGCGGCGGCACCGCCTGGAGCGTCAGATCAGCCAGGATGTCAA ACTTGAGCCCGACATTTTGCTCAGAGCCAAACAGGACTTCCTGAAAGTTGACAGTGCCGCCGACTTACA GCTCCTTAAGGAGCAGCACGAGGACCGCGTGGATCACATCCCCAAGGACCGCGAGGCGCTGCTGGAGCGCGAGTTCCAACGCGTCACCATCTCTGGGGAGGAGAAGTGTGGG GTGCCCTTCACCGACCTGCTGGACGCGGCCAAGAGTGTGGTGAAGGCGCTGTTCCTGCGTGAGAAGTACATGgggctgtccctgcagagctTCTGTAAGACCACCGCCCGCTTCCTGCAGGAGCTCTCCGAGAAGCCCCTGGAGACCCGCAGCTACGAGGAGGTGCCCGAGACCCCCGTGGCTGCCG ATGCTGCCGTGCACCCCCCGTTTGCGGAGCAGCACCCCTACGAGAAGTGGGACCCCCAGAGCATGCCGGCCGACCTGGGCTTTGGGCTGAAGATGGTGGACGGCGTGGTGCACGTCTACACCAAGCAGGACCTCACTGACAA gagcaCGGAGCTGGACCTGCCCTACCCAGACCTGCAGGAGTTCATCGCCGACATGAATTTCCTGATGGCTTTGATCATCAATGGGCCCAT CAAATCCTTCTGCTACCGCCGCCTGCAGTACCTGAGCTCCAAGTTCCAGATGCACGTGCTGCTCAACGAGATGAAGGAGTTGGCAGCCCAGAAGAAGGTGCCCCACCGCGACTTCTACAACATCCGGAAG GTGGACACTCACATCCACGCCTCGTCCTGCATGAACCAGAAGCACCTCCTGCGCTTCATCAAGAGGGCCATGAAGAAGCACCTGGATGAGATCGTCCACGTGGAGAAAGGCAAGGAGCAGACGCTCAAGGAGGTCTTTGAGACCATGAATCTCACCGCCTACGACCTCAGCGTGGACACTCTGGACGTCCACGCG GACCGCAACACTTTCCACCGCTTTGACAAATTCAACGCCAAGTACAACCCCATTGGGGAGTCCATCCTGAGGGAGATCTTCATCAAGACGGACAACCGCGTCTCGGGGAAGTACTTTGCGCACATCATCAAG GAGGTGATGTCCGACCTGGAGGAGAGCAAGTACCAGAACGCCGAGCTGCGCCTCTCCATCTACGGCCGCTCCCGCGATGAGTGGGACAAGCTGGCCTGCTGGGCCGTCAACCACCGCGTCCACTCCAACAACGTCCGCTGGCTGGTGCAGGTGCCCCGGCTCTT TGATGTCTACCGGACCAAGAAGCAGTTGGCCAACTtccaggagatgctggagaaCATCTTCCTGCCCCTCTACGAGGCCACCATCCACCCTGCCCAGCACCCGGAGCTGCACCTCTTTCTGGAGCAC GTGGACGGCTTCGACAGCGTGGATGACGAATCCAAACCGGAGCATCACATCTTCAACCTGGACAGCCCTCTGCCGGGGAATTGGGTGGAGGAGGACAACCCGCCCTACTCCTACTACCTGTACTACATGTACGCCAACATGACGGTGCTCAACCACCTCCGGAG GAAGCGGGGCTTCCACACCTTTGTACTGCGCCCGCACTGTGGCGAGGCCGGCCCCATCCATCACCTCGTGTCGGGCTTCATGGTGTCGGAGAACATCTCGCATGGCTTGCTGCTGCGCAAg GCCCCCGTGCTGCAGTACCTGTACTACCTGGCGCAGATCGGCATCGCCATGTCCCCGCTGAGCAACAACAGCCTCTTCCTCAGCTACCACCGCAACCCCCTGCCCGAGTACCTCTCGCGGGGTCTCATGGTCTCCCTCTCCACCGATGACCCCCTCCAGTTCCACTTCACCAAg GAGCCGCTGATGGAGGAGTACAGCATCGCCACGCAGGTCTGGAAGCTGAGCTCCTGCGACATGTGCGAGTTGGCCCGCAACAGCGTCCTCATGAGCGGCTTCTCCCATAAG GTGAAGAGCTACTGGTTGGGCCCCCACTACCTGAAAGAGGGGCCGGAGGGGAACGACATCCGCCGCACCAACGTCCCCGACATCCGCGTGGGGTACCGCTTTGAGACGCTGTGCCAGGAGCTGACGCTGATCACGCAGGCGGTGCAGAGCGCAGAGCTGGAGCCCATCCAGGAGGAGGACGCCCTGTCcgtcaccccccccccgcccacccactga
- the GSTM2 gene encoding glutathione S-transferase 2, producing MVVTLGYWDIRGLAHAIRLLLEYTETPYQERRYKAGPAPDFDPSDWTNEKEKLGLDFPNLPYLIDGDVKLTQSNAILRYIARKHNMCGETEVEKQRVDVLENHLMDLRMAFARLCYSPDFEKLKPAYLEQLPGKLRQLSRFLGSRSWFVGDKLTFVDFLAYDVLDQQRMFVPDCPELQGNLSQFLQRFEALEKISAYMRSGRFMKAPIFWYTALWNNKKE from the exons ATGGTGGTCACGTTGGGTTATTGGGACATCCGCGGG TTGGCCCACGCCATCCGCCTGCTGCTGGAGTACACCGAGACCCCCTACCAGGAGCGGCGGTACAAAGCCGGGCcag CCCCCGACTTCGACCCGAGCGATTGGACCAATGAGAAGGAGAAGCTGGGCCTCGACTTCCCCAAC ctgccctATCTCATTGATGGCGACGTCAAACTGACCCAGAGCAACGCCATCCTGCGCTACATCGCCCGCAAGCACAACATGt GTGGGGAGACGGAGGTGGAGAAGCAGCGCGTGGACGTGTTGGAGAACCACCTGATGGATCTGCGCATGGCCTTCGCGCGGCTCTGCTACAGCCCCGACTTC GAGAAGCTGAAGCCGGCGTAcctggagcagctgccagggaaactgaggcagttGTCGCGCTTCCTGGGCTCCCGGTCCTGGTTTGTGGGGGACAag CTCACCTTCGTGGACTTCCTGGCTTACGATGTGCTGGACCAGCAGCGCATGTTCGTCCCCGACTGCCCCGAGCTGCAGGGCAACCTGAGCCAATTCCTGCAGCGCTTCGAG GCCCTGGAGAAGATCTCTGCCTATATGCGCTCGGGGCGCTTTATGAAGGCCCCCATTTTCTGGTACACGGCGCTGTGGAACAACAAGAAAGAGTGA
- the GSTM2 gene encoding glutathione S-transferase 2 isoform X1 — translation MVVTLGYWDIRGLAHAIRLLLEYTETPYQERRYKAGPAPDFDPSDWTNEKEKLGLDFPNLPYLIDGDVKLTQSNAILRYIARKHNMCGETEVEKQRVDVLENHLMDLRMAFARLCYSPDFEKLKPAYLEQLPGKLRQLSRFLGSRSWFVGDKLTFVDFLAYDVLDQQRMFVPDCPELQGNLSQFLQRFEVSGDPKSLSPSIPIRPHPCPQIVSKMSRTPSIPTRS, via the exons ATGGTGGTCACGTTGGGTTATTGGGACATCCGCGGG TTGGCCCACGCCATCCGCCTGCTGCTGGAGTACACCGAGACCCCCTACCAGGAGCGGCGGTACAAAGCCGGGCcag CCCCCGACTTCGACCCGAGCGATTGGACCAATGAGAAGGAGAAGCTGGGCCTCGACTTCCCCAAC ctgccctATCTCATTGATGGCGACGTCAAACTGACCCAGAGCAACGCCATCCTGCGCTACATCGCCCGCAAGCACAACATGt GTGGGGAGACGGAGGTGGAGAAGCAGCGCGTGGACGTGTTGGAGAACCACCTGATGGATCTGCGCATGGCCTTCGCGCGGCTCTGCTACAGCCCCGACTTC GAGAAGCTGAAGCCGGCGTAcctggagcagctgccagggaaactgaggcagttGTCGCGCTTCCTGGGCTCCCGGTCCTGGTTTGTGGGGGACAag CTCACCTTCGTGGACTTCCTGGCTTACGATGTGCTGGACCAGCAGCGCATGTTCGTCCCCGACTGCCCCGAGCTGCAGGGCAACCTGAGCCAATTCCTGCAGCGCTTCGAGGTCAgcggggaccccaaatccctgtccccatccatccccatccg tccccatccctgtccccaaaTTGTCTCCAAAATGTCCCGgaccccatccatccccacccGATCCTAA